GACGACCCCGTCATGATAGTGAGGGCTCAGGCAGGTTTTCCGGCGGTGGGCGAAGTTCTCGCAGCGTTTGCGACACCTTTCATCGTGTCAGGCTGGATGAGAGGAAGCCATAGAGGGCCTCTGATGCCTGTTTCCTTCCGCAGAGGCCAGAATGTTGTCAGCTATTTCGACGGGCCCCCGAGGGTTATGGCTATGGGTTGGCAGGTTTCTAACGGGAGACTTGTTGGACAAGATGGTGTAGAGCCTGTTGACCTCTTCGAAGACCCCTTCTGGGACACCGTGAGAAACAAAGCGGCAGACCTAGCCCTAACGCTGAGAACCATGGGAGAATTCGAGCCAGCCAGACTCGGGCATGAGGAAATGGAGTACACTACCCTACCCCAGATAATCGAGAAACTAAAGCCTAGGTTTAAGCCGATAGAGACGAAAAAATAGGGCGTGTTAATCTGAAGCTCCGGAAGCTGCTTAGAAGTCTTCCTTCATCAACGTTTTTCTGCCGTTGGCTTGGCATCGTTTGACTGCTTTTTCTATCAGAGCTTTGACGGCTTCGTTAAGCCCCTCCAGAGCATCAGAGCCTAGCCTTATTCCCTCGGGCAACGCTTCACGAACTCTTGACTCGACCACGAAAGATTCTTTGCCCATTTCCCTTCGCTAATAGGCTGAAAACAGGGTTTAAATCCTTTTTCAACCCCCTTTCTACGGGGTGTTTTCCCGATACTACCGAGGTATTTTTCCCACCAGCGTGTAGTGGGTTACCTTGGGTTTTTCTGCGAGCAGAGGGGCTTCGGTGGGGTGGATGTAGGGTTCTTTCCAATTGTCTCCGGTGAACGCCTTAAGCGACTCGATGTCCCGCCACAGCGTCACCACCACCCCGACAGATGGTTCGCCGTAGTCGATTCCGAAAAACGCGTTTAGACAGCCCGCCTGTTTTTCTAGAATCTGCGTAGCCTCTTTCAAGGCAAACTCCTCAAAGGCCTTCTCCATCCCTTTCTTAATTGGACATGTCCAGACACGCAAAATCATGTCCAGCAAAAATGCACAGGGTTTGATAAACTTTAAAGCAGGATGGGCCGTTGATGATGTTGTGCAGTATTTTGAGGCGTTTCGACTGGGTGAGGCAGTTGCACAGAGGGCTCAAAATCTCCTGTCCGCATACACTGGAACCGCTTATGCTGCGATGGTTGTTAAGGAGACAAGAGACGGATGGTCTCCAGTCGGTGAGGAGAATCTTTTCACCGTGGTCAGGAAGGATGAGAACTTCTCCATCATAGTGATTTGCGACGGGGACGGCTACGCAAAGGCCATGTCTAACCCAATCCCGCACAAGGCTGCTGAAAGCATAGCGGCCAAAATGGAGAAAGATGGTTTGAAAAGATATTCAGGTGAGCTTATTCTCCCGCTTTAGCATTTTCATGAATCTCTCTGCGTCCTCGGCCATCCACAAATTGTTGAAAAACACATACCCCTCATCAAAATTTATTGCGTCGATTTTCTCGGCAAGTAGACGTAGGTCTTGGTCGCTGTATCTGTATCTGTAGTTGACCTCGCCTCTGCCAAGTCCATGTAAACGTGTGTAGAATATCTTGTGTTGGGTGGCTGGCTCGGATTTCAGGATATCGGTTACATGGATTATGCCGTGTTTTTCGCAGACTTTCTGGAGAAAGGTTTTGTTTTTTGCCAGCTTTCCCCTCGGTTCCCACGCGATTGTTAGATGGTGTGTCGACGCGTGTTCAAAGAATTTCATGACGTTTTGTTGTGTTTTTTGGTCGTCGGGCATGGATGCAGGTGTCTGAATTACAACCACATGGGCCTGCATGGCTTTGGCAACCTCTGCTGTTTTATCCCATGCCGCGAAGTTCTCTTTCACGGGTCGCAGCCATCCGTAACGTGTTGCTTCCCTTTTTCCGGGCTGGAGTCCAGATCTTCGCCAAGTTGGGCTTGATACTGGATGCGAAACAGCCTGCCAAGCCTTCATACAGAAAACAAAGCCACGGGGCGCTTTTTCACGCCACCGCATCACCGTCTCAGTCCTTGGAAGTTTGTAGAAGGTTTCCTGTATTTCAATGGTGGGAAATTTCTGGTAATAAGCCTCTTTACCTCCTTTCACAGCCCAGCCGCAGCACCCTACCAGAATCCTCCGCATCCATTTGTGGAAAAACATGTTAACCTTTAAGAGTTGCAGACAGTGTTGAAAGCCTGCGAATTGCTGAGCGATGAACTGCTTCTGAAAATGTATCGGGAAATGGTTTTGGCGAGGCTCTTCGACTCGGCCATGGTTAAGCTTCAGCGCGCGGGCAAGGTCGCGGCCTACACATCCTCGGAGGGGCAGGAGGCCGTCTCCGTCGCAGCTGTCAACGCCGCCTCGCCGCTTGACTGGATATTTCCAACATACCGAGAAACCGGTGCTTTCATAGCACGGGGCGTACCTCTCGAAACACTGATTGCGCGGCAGCTGGGCCGTGTAGGGGACCCCCTCAAAGGTCACGAGGTTCTGCTTTTCGGAGACAAGCGGTATAGGATTGTCACGGGCCCAGGCCCGGTGGCTGCACATATACCTGTCGCCGTCGGGTTCGGATACGCAGCTAGGAGGAAGGGGGAAGACTGTGTGATGCTTGTTTTCTTCGGCGATGGTGCCACATCAAAGGGCGATTTCCACGAGGGACTCAACGTGGCCGGCGTATTCAAGACACCCACCGTATTTATCTGCCAAAACAATCAGTACGCTATATCGGTTCCTCGGCACCAGCAAACAGCATCGGAAACAATCGCAGTTAAGGCAGAAGCCTACGGCTTCGAAGGCGTCACAGTAAACGGCAACAACATCGAAGAAATGTACAAAATTGTTAGTAGAGCCGTCGAAAAAGCACGCAACGGAGAAGGCCCCACACTAATCGAGGCCATCACATACAGGCTCGCAGCCCACTCAACCGCAGACGACCCGACAAAATACAGAACCGTCCAAGAGGTTGAGATGTGGCGTAGCCAAGACCCGATAACAATCTGTAGAAAACTGCTTATTGAGAAAAACCTGCTCAGTGACGAAAAAGACAACCAGCTGTGGACAAGCCTAAGACAGATGCTGGAGCAGAAAATCGAGGAAGTGGAAAAAACACCCATCATACCTCCCATGTCCATCTTCGAAGATGTCTACTCGACTCCGCCTTGGCACCTTAGGGAAGAGTTCTCTGATGTAAACCTTTAAGCACGCTGAAGAGAAAATATGGCGGTGGCGGCGGGAAAGGCCGGGGAGCCAGCCCTTCCCTCCACCCGAAACGGGCTTCATGCGGGGGCCGGATAACCCGCGAGGGCGCGTGCGACCGGCCCGTTACTCGGCTGCGGGAAGGCGATGAGGATGCGCCGGATGGGGGCGTCGTAGACGGGTAAAGCCTCTGTAGGGAGGCTCCAACCGTCGCATGCGTCGAACCGTGTCAGGCCCGGGAGGGAGCAGCACTAAGACGCAGCGACGCAGCCCATCCACAAGCGTGTCCGAGCATGCCCGCAGCTTGAGTGCGGGTGCGGGTCCTCGCCACCTCGGGGGGCCGCCGCCACCTATCATTCACCAACCATATATACACCGTGTGCTAAGACTCGGAAGAATGTTGCAGGGGTTTAAGAGCTTCTTGCTCAGGCGTTTTCTGGCGGCGCTTGTCGCGACAGCGCTGTTGATAGGGTTGTTGGCTGCGGCGGCGTTGGCCCCGATGCCGTTTGTCGACGCCGAGGCTTTGGTGAACCAGTTCGAGGAAATGCTGCCGAGGCTCACCGAGACACCTGTTATGATTTTCCTTAACAACTTGGCCGCATCGCTTTTGATGATGATTCCTGTGCTGGGAATGGCCCTTGCAGGGCTAATAGTATACAACACTGGAGCGGTGATAGGTGCTTTCTCGGCGGTCTCAAATGTTCCAGTGGCCCTCCTTCTGCTCATCCCCTTCATCACTGTCTACGGATTCATCGAGATGCTGGCATACGGGTTCGCCGTGTCGCAAGGCTTTTTCTTAACCACTTCAGCTTTCAAAAAACAGTTGAGAAAAGAAGTGCGTAGCCTGCCATACACAGTCGCTGTCGTTGTCTTGCTGCTTCTCGCCGGCGCGGTGCTTGAATGGATTTTGATTAGGTTGGGTTCGGCGCTAATGACCTGAAGAGGTAAGCCATCACTTCTCCGGCAAATAGGTTGAAGAAATATCCGACTGTGAAGAAGACGAGGAGCGGGATGCCTGGTGTGACCCAGACATCGTCTCTGTCGACTTTTTCAAGCTCCTCGATACCTATGTTGAACCTGAACCTTCTGACTCCGTTCTCGATAGACTCGATTACGCCCCAGAAGTTTTTTCCCGCCGCATTTCTCATCCGCGTCCCCAGAAAAAGCGCCGCCAACTTCCTTAAACTCTTCTCGCCATCGAAGCCGGAAAAAATCTTTTCACCACGTAACAGCCTATAGCTGTTGAAAGCCATGAAAAAAACAGGGAGACTCAGGGAGAATATCATGCCGTTTGTCAGAACAGTCAACGAGGTTACTCCATGTAGCTGAAGTCCGGTGTATGAAAAGGGCTGAACAAGGGCAATGGTGACAAGTGCTTTGGCGTCAGCTCCTCCGTATAGCCCCGCGAAGTAGAGAGCGAATCCGACACCGGCGGAGACAAGCACAGCCGCTCCATATCTCACCAGATAATCAAACCCAACAACATACACTGTGTATAGATTGAGCAAAAGACCAAGTATAGATGGGATGACCCATACTATGTCGTCGACCTCTCTTTTCTTGATGTCTAGATAGGATGAGTAGAGTAGGGTTAGGGAGACTATTGCTGTCGACCACGGCTCCATCTCGCTTAGGGCCAGATGCCGAGGTAATTTATTGCTTCCGCTACCCTGTCCACTGCAAAAATCATGGCTCCTTGTCGAAGCGGTGTCTCGTATTTTTTGGAGGTGTTCATTACGTCGTGGAACCCTTTCACCATCTTAGCCTCGAGTTTTGCATGCACCTCTTCAAGCGTCCAAGTCTCTCTTTTCAGGTTCTGCACCCATTCGAGGTAGCTGACGGTCACGCCTCCAGCGTTGGACAGGATGTCTGGAATCACCGGTATTTTTCTTTCAAACAAAACCATGTCCGCCTCCTTTGTTGTCGGTCCGTTGGCGCCCTCGACAACCACCTTCGCCTCAACCTTTCCAGCTATCTCCTTTGTTATGCTGTTTTCGAGGGCCGCGGGGATCAGGATGTCGCAGGGTGTTGTGAGGAGTTCCTCATTTGTGAGGGGTTTTGAACCCGGGAAGTTTATGACTGAGCCTGTCTTCTGCTTATGCTCCAATATCTTGTCGGGATGAGCACCATTAGGCAGGTAAACACCGCCTTTCGAGTCGCTTACAGCGATTATTTTAGCACCGTACTCTTCATGGAGAATTTTTGCGGCGTTGTATCCCACGTTACCGTATCCCTGAATCACGACCTTGGCGTCTTTAACCGGCTTGTTGATTGTCTTGAAGTATTCTCTTATGATGTAGGCTGCTCCTCTCGAAGTAGCGTCGTGTCTGCCAAGGCTTCCATAGAGGCTAATGGGTTTGCCCGTAGCCACCTCCGGTGTGAAAATTCCACGCATCATGCTATAGGTGTCCACCATCCAGGCCATAGTCTGCGCATCGGTGTATACGTCGGGGCCGGGGATGTCTATGTAGGGGCCGATTACTTCGTAAATCATCGCGGTATATCGTCTCGTTATTCTCTCCAGCTCATTTTTCGATAGGTTCTTGGGGTCGCAGGCCACACCGCCTTTAGCACCGCCATAGGGCAGGTCTGTCACGGCGCATTTGAAAGTCATCAACATGGCCAAAGCAGTGACCTCGTCAACATCTACCGTGGGATAATATCTTACACCGCCCTTGTAGGGGCCTCTCGCGTTGTTATGCTGCACCCGTATCCCAGTGAAAACCCTCAAAGACCCGTCATCCATCTTCACTGGCACAGAGACAACCACCACCCTCTTAGGCTTCTTCAACACATCGTGAAGACCTGGGTCAAGGTTCAGATGCTCAGCAGCGGTTTTAAGCAGGTCCAAGACGTTGTTTAAAAAGGCTTCACCACTACTCATACCAGTGTTCTAAGATAATTCCATTATATAGTGATTCCATCGAGGGCATGACTTAATATATGTCCGCCCGATAATTCTGATATGGAGGTAAAGTCCGTCGGCAGCAGTAAATTTCTTCTTCTAAGCTGGGGAGATGTTGAACGTGGAGCAGATGCGTTGGCTGAGAAGATTGTGGACGGGGGATGTTCTGTTGACACCATCATCGGGGTTTTAAGAGGGGGGATGATTGTGGCCGATTTTTTGTCGGACATTCTCGATGTGAGGGAGGTGTATGTAATCGGGTGCAGGTCATACACGGGAACGGTTTCGACGGAGTTGAAGATTTACCACGACCTTGCGCTGGAAAGGCTTGACGGCAGAAACGTTCTGCTGGTAGACGATGTTGCCGACACAGGCTCAACACTAGACGCAGCGGTGGAGAAAATCCTCAAACCACGTAACCCAAACAGTGTTACAACAGCCACTCTTTTGAAAAAGCCATGGAGCAGATACACACCAGACTACTTCGTTGATGAGACCGATGCATGGATTGTTTTCCCATGGGAGAGGCTCGAGGCTGTAAAGACCGTGGGAAAAATTTTTGTCGAAAACATGGGTTTCGATGCGGCAGTGGACGAACTGGCCGCGCTCACCCGTCTTGATAAGAGAAAAGTTCTTTCTGTAATCAAGGTTTTGCAACGGACTTAATAGATGGAGTCTAATCCTCATCAAAGGGTCATGCCTCAGAAAGTTTACGCCGAGGTCTATGGATGCTCGGCCAACCAAGCCGACGGAGAAATTGCTCTTGGCATTCTGCAGAAACAGGGTTACATCATGGTTGAGCGGCCCAACGAGGCCGACTACGTTGTTCTCGTGACATGCGCAGTCAAGAAACCCACCGCAGACCGGATGATTCACCGCATAAAGAAATTCTCAAGCCTTGGTCCACGTCTGATAGTGGCCGGTTGCATGGCCACCGGAGAGGCTGAACGGGTCAGAAGAGTGGCGCCTGAGGCTGTTTTGCTCCCGCCACGCAGCATCACAGAAGTTTCTGCGGCGATAGAAGGCCATGGTTTTGATGGTGGAGGGACGAAGCTGGGGTTGCCGAGGTTGAGGAAAAACCCGGTGATAGCCATAGTTCCGGTCTCGGAGGGATGTAGGTGGAGTCGCTGCAGCTTCTGCATAGTTCCCCGCTCAAGGCCCGGGTACGAAAGCTATCCCGTCCGCGCGGTTGTGGATGAGGTGCGGAAAGCCGTCAACGAAGGCTGTCGGGAAGTGTGGCTGACAAGCCAAGACATGGGTAGCTATGGGCTGGAGTCGGGGCGAAACCTTTTACCTGAGCTAATCGAGTCCGTCAACTCCCTCGAAGGAAAGTTCTACACACGCATCGGCATGATGAACCCCATCTACCTCAAACCCATCCTCCAAAAACTCGTCAAAGCATACAGCGGCGAGAAAATCTACAAGTTCATCCACGTGCCTGTCCAGTCAGGCTCCGACAAGGTTTTGAAAGACATGAACAGAGGCCACAGCGTCCAACTCTTCTACCATGTGGTCGAAGCTTTCAGGAGAAGATTCCCAAGCATAACGGTCTCCACCGACCTGATAGTCGGATACCCCACCGAAACCGATGAAGATTTTGAACAGACTCTTAAGCTTGTTGAAAAAACCCGTCCAGCAGTCGTTAATGTTTCAAGATATTTTCCGCGGCCAGGAACCCCGGGAGAAGGTCTCAAGACACTTCCACACCATGTCGTAGCCCGCCGCGTATCCGAGCTAAACGACCTATTGTCGAAAATCCAGCTGGAAAGCAACGAACACTGGCTCGGATGGGTTGGAGAAGT
The sequence above is drawn from the Candidatus Caldarchaeum subterraneum genome and encodes:
- a CDS encoding phosphoribosyltransferase, translated to MEVKSVGSSKFLLLSWGDVERGADALAEKIVDGGCSVDTIIGVLRGGMIVADFLSDILDVREVYVIGCRSYTGTVSTELKIYHDLALERLDGRNVLLVDDVADTGSTLDAAVEKILKPRNPNSVTTATLLKKPWSRYTPDYFVDETDAWIVFPWERLEAVKTVGKIFVENMGFDAAVDELAALTRLDKRKVLSVIKVLQRT
- a CDS encoding glutamate dehydrogenase (NAD(P)+) — translated: MSSGEAFLNNVLDLLKTAAEHLNLDPGLHDVLKKPKRVVVVSVPVKMDDGSLRVFTGIRVQHNNARGPYKGGVRYYPTVDVDEVTALAMLMTFKCAVTDLPYGGAKGGVACDPKNLSKNELERITRRYTAMIYEVIGPYIDIPGPDVYTDAQTMAWMVDTYSMMRGIFTPEVATGKPISLYGSLGRHDATSRGAAYIIREYFKTINKPVKDAKVVIQGYGNVGYNAAKILHEEYGAKIIAVSDSKGGVYLPNGAHPDKILEHKQKTGSVINFPGSKPLTNEELLTTPCDILIPAALENSITKEIAGKVEAKVVVEGANGPTTKEADMVLFERKIPVIPDILSNAGGVTVSYLEWVQNLKRETWTLEEVHAKLEAKMVKGFHDVMNTSKKYETPLRQGAMIFAVDRVAEAINYLGIWP
- a CDS encoding archaeal preflagellin peptidase FlaK; the protein is MEPWSTAIVSLTLLYSSYLDIKKREVDDIVWVIPSILGLLLNLYTVYVVGFDYLVRYGAAVLVSAGVGFALYFAGLYGGADAKALVTIALVQPFSYTGLQLHGVTSLTVLTNGMIFSLSLPVFFMAFNSYRLLRGEKIFSGFDGEKSLRKLAALFLGTRMRNAAGKNFWGVIESIENGVRRFRFNIGIEELEKVDRDDVWVTPGIPLLVFFTVGYFFNLFAGEVMAYLFRSLAPNPT
- a CDS encoding pyruvate dehydrogenase E1 component subunit alpha; amino-acid sequence: MQTVLKACELLSDELLLKMYREMVLARLFDSAMVKLQRAGKVAAYTSSEGQEAVSVAAVNAASPLDWIFPTYRETGAFIARGVPLETLIARQLGRVGDPLKGHEVLLFGDKRYRIVTGPGPVAAHIPVAVGFGYAARRKGEDCVMLVFFGDGATSKGDFHEGLNVAGVFKTPTVFICQNNQYAISVPRHQQTASETIAVKAEAYGFEGVTVNGNNIEEMYKIVSRAVEKARNGEGPTLIEAITYRLAAHSTADDPTKYRTVQEVEMWRSQDPITICRKLLIEKNLLSDEKDNQLWTSLRQMLEQKIEEVEKTPIIPPMSIFEDVYSTPPWHLREEFSDVNL
- a CDS encoding 2-methylthioadenine synthase is translated as MESNPHQRVMPQKVYAEVYGCSANQADGEIALGILQKQGYIMVERPNEADYVVLVTCAVKKPTADRMIHRIKKFSSLGPRLIVAGCMATGEAERVRRVAPEAVLLPPRSITEVSAAIEGHGFDGGGTKLGLPRLRKNPVIAIVPVSEGCRWSRCSFCIVPRSRPGYESYPVRAVVDEVRKAVNEGCREVWLTSQDMGSYGLESGRNLLPELIESVNSLEGKFYTRIGMMNPIYLKPILQKLVKAYSGEKIYKFIHVPVQSGSDKVLKDMNRGHSVQLFYHVVEAFRRRFPSITVSTDLIVGYPTETDEDFEQTLKLVEKTRPAVVNVSRYFPRPGTPGEGLKTLPHHVVARRVSELNDLLSKIQLESNEHWLGWVGEVLINEVGKKGKMMGRNFAYRPIVLDAPRESLGRFVEAEVVDVEKNYLLGRVLSGC